One stretch of Corvus hawaiiensis isolate bCorHaw1 chromosome 1, bCorHaw1.pri.cur, whole genome shotgun sequence DNA includes these proteins:
- the FZD8 gene encoding frizzled-8, with amino-acid sequence MEWSYLLEITSLLAALSLLQRAGCAAASAAAAASSSSAKELSCQEITVPLCKGIGYNYTYMPNQFNHDTQDEAGLEVHQFWPLVEIQCSSDLRFFLCSMYTPICLEDYKKPLPPCRSVCERAKAGCAPLMRQYGFAWPDRMRCDRLPEQGSPDTLCMDYNRTDLTTAAPPPAKPPLRGSKPGTPAKAPPAAPPAEAPRKPRPPQPCEPGCQCRAPMVSVSSERHPLYNRVKTGQIANCALPCHNPYFSPDERAFTAFWIGLWSVLCFLSTFATVSTFLIDMERFKYPERPIIFLAACYLFVSLGYLVRLVAGHEKVACSGGAGAGGAGAGAAGAGGGAAAGAAAAGGRGAAGGAAELQPELAVAEHVRYESTGPALCTVVFLLVYFFGMASSIWWVILSLTWFLAAGMKWGNEAIAGYAQYFHLAAWLLPSVKSIAVLALSSVDGDPVAGICYVGNQSLENLRGFVLAPLLIYLAIGSMFLLAGFVSLFRIRSVIKQQGGPTKTHKLEKLMIRLGLFTVLYTVPAASVVACLFYEQHNRPRWEATHNCPCLRDQQPDQARRPDYAVFMLKYFMCLVVGITSGVWVWSGKTLESWRALCTRCCWASKGAAVAGTTGAAAGGQAAITAAGGLGAGGGGSLYSDVSTGLTWRSGTASSVSYPKQMPLSQV; translated from the coding sequence ATGGAGTGGAGTTACCTGTTGGAAATCACCTCGCTGCTCGCcgccctgtccctgctgcagcgCGCTGGCTGCGCCGCCGcctcggccgccgccgccgcgtcCTCCTCCTCGGCAAAGGAGCTGTCGTGCCAGGAGATCACCGTGCCCCTCTGCAAGGGCATCGGCTACAACTACACCTACATGCCCAACCAGTTCAACCACGACACGCAGGACGAGGCCGGGCTGGAGGTGCACCAGTTCTGGCCGCTGGTGGAGATCCAGTGCTCCAGCGACCTGCGCTTCTTCCTCTGCAGCATGTACACCCCCATCTGCCTGGAGGACTACAAGAAGCCGCTGCCGCCCTGCCGCAGCGTCTGCGAGCGGGCCAAGGCCGGCTGCGCCCCGCTCATGCGCCAGTACGGCTTCGCCTGGCCCGACAGGATGCGCTGCGACCGCCTCCCCGAGCAGGGCAGCCCGGACACGCTCTGCATGGACTACAACCGCACGGACCTCACTacggccgcgccgccgcccgctaAGCCCCCGCTCCGCGGCTCCAAGCCCGGCACCCCCGCCAAggcgccccccgccgccccgccggccgAGGCCCCGCGCAAGCCGCGGCCGCCGCAGCCCTGCGAGCCGGGCTGCCAGTGCCGGGCGCCCATGGTGTCGGTGTCCAGCGAGCGGCACCCGCTCTACAACCGCGTCAAGACGGGGCAGATCGCCAACTgcgccctgccctgccacaaCCCCTACTTCAGCCCCGACGAGCGCGCCTTCACCGCCTTCTGGATCGGGCTCTGGTCCgtgctctgcttcctctccaCCTTCGCCACCGTCTCCACCTTCCTCATCGACATGGAGCGCTTCAAGTACCCCGAGCGCCCCATCATCTTCCTTGCCGCCTGCTACCTCTTCGTGTCCCTCGGCTACCTGGTGCGGCTGGTGGCGGGGCACGAGAAGGTGGCGTgcagcggcggggcgggcgcgggcggcgcgggggccggggcggcgggggccggcggcggcgcggcggcgggggcggcggcggcgggggggcgcggcgcggcgggcggcgcggccgaGCTGCAGCCGGAGCTGGCGGTGGCCGAGCACGTGCGGTACGAGAGCACCGGCCCGGCGCTGTGCACCGTGGTCTTCCTCCTCGTCTACTTCTTCGGCATGGCCAGCTCCATCTGGTGGGTCATCCTCTCCCTCACCTGGTTCCTGGCCGCCGGCATGAAGTGGGGCAACGAGGCCATCGCCGGCTACGCACAGTATTTCCACCTGGCCGCCTGGCTGCTCCCCAGTGTCAAGTCCATTGCTGTGCTGGCACTCAGTTCTGTGGATGGGGACCCCGTGGCTGGCATCTGCTACGTGGGCAACCAGAGCCTGGAGAACTTACGGGGCTTCGTGCTGGCACCGCTGCTCATCTATTTGGCCATCGGCTCCATGTTCCTGCTCGCTGGCTTCGTCTCGCTCTTCCGTATCCGCAGTGTCATCAAGCAGCAGGGTGGCCCCACCAAGACCCACAAACTGGAGAAGCTGATGATACGCCTGGGACTCTTCACTGTGCTCTACACTGTGCCAGCTGCCAGCGTGGTTGCCTGCCTCTTCTACGAGCAGCACAACCGGCCACGCTGGGAGGCCACGCACAATTGCCCCTGCCTGCGTGACCAGCAGCCTGACCAGGCTCGCCGCCCTGACTATGCTGTCTTCATGCTCAAGTACTTCATGTGCCTGGTAGTGGGCATCACCTCTGGTGTCTGGGTCTGGTCTGGCAAGACCCTCGAGTCCTGGAGGGCCCTCTGCACTCgctgctgctgggccagcaaaggtgctgctgtggctgggaccacaggggcagcagcaggtggaCAGGCAGCaatcactgcagcaggaggactTGGGGCCGGAGGTGGTGGCTCCCTCTACAGTGATGTCAGCACTGGCCTGACGTGGAGATCAGGCACCGCCAGCTCTGTCTCCTATCCCAAGCAGATGCCCCTGTCTCAAGTGtga